The DNA region tatgcagtttagtaaagtacttcaaaagttatgctaaaataacaattttgacttaagtccggaagattgtaaaaaaagtgttttgtgtaagaaaacccgtcatgttatacatttttagaaaggcatttaaaagacctttccaacgcatccaaaagattgaagatctgataaccttatcaacagttatgagcacttaacttatcagatattttgatgaaaattatgtCCTTATCAATCATGTGACCCATCGTTAGAtgtgtaatcaaaagacctggCAACCATATCAAGAGTatattaatgtgaggaaggcactaaccaccataaggtggattaagcaaggtttttataatgtaattttacctcaatttagaattaaaatgtcagaatactcaaaaaaagttgtaaattacatattttcaatcCTTTCCTCTATCTATTCTTTTTATATAAGTAATTttgaaggttattttgtaacatttttcctTCCCCTGCTCAATTTGTTCTCCCGTGTACCTCTAACACCGTTTGAATGAGTCAGCTGTTGAAATGTACCCCATATCTCAGCTTAGGTTAATTACTGCACTGatgtttttgccaaaacaatccaataaatgaaatgaaatgaaaaaaaaacatattttcagaggtaaaatcacacatctttttttgacataaaagatgtaccacttccaagatgtaattttaccatgatttttactgtgtaatagagtttaaatagttaaaatatttgcagtatatcttttatttttaaaatgtctgaaatattttttttccgaaattaccaaattacCGAAATATCTGAAATATTATGAAATAATTGGTAAGGAAACTTCCAAcagtaaacatatttaaaagttTACAGGATATTAATTTCaacgtaaaaatgtataaaaattagTAAATTTGAAATAGGACCGTTGCAAACATAATTCGACCCCTTCCCTCCTTCAAAATCGATCCGATAAATTAgcgggaagattttttttcaacattctaaTGGAATCAGAAGTCTAACCAATCTGAAATGCATTTTGCTGCGTTGAAAATCattacgtcatgattcgaaattcggaatcttagtagcatatcatttttgttatagctgacaaaaaatcatgtaataagttggaaatgaagaaatatcatcaggatgtaggggaaatctacccattttaatcctaataagcggtcgtgtttgaatgatgctggataatctagagtctcccttgaattttactaaaaccaagtacaccaacgagtagagcaagtttttgtgaacatttctgtttattttcactttcactaaaagttattctatttctttaccaagcatttaacaaaaaaaaattcccaagggtattctaatcgaggcgaatgcattgggccacgcccatttttctaatatcggcttagttcttttttcttccaacactctgtcgagtgttgccatttgcgctgacagttcaaacgaactctcacgaaaagtggcatttatagggaaagtttcctgacatcgctggctgtgctgctggtggtgttgacggccagcctttgttcttttttgccttcgtctctcgctcggttttcttcagccttcgattggaatgcaaagtgaaaattgaaacgtcaaacgacttggcgcgtttgtttttttgatggcgcttgctaatttattacatttttcgggattattcttcaagtgagtgccttactaatgatcaaaagaacatgttgccggtagttggaagcaatttcatatcttaagcgccgtgaaaaagtaagcgaaagttaaaagttaattttggcgatattcattaagcatttgagggattctcgtgtgtgtcactgtgtgtgccaacaaaatgatgagaagtggtctcgcaaaatacaaattatgattaaaagtgcattaaatgtgatctttttggccagtaagtggcatacatttgcgtgcttactcgaggcggtgctgttgctggtaagtttatagcccaggggtgctcaaagtttttggaggccgggccaaattaaAAGCCcgaatgagcttgcgggccaaatttacaaaataggttataaacaaaattaaataacgTTTTGATTTAAAAGACTGGAAAATAAATCtataagtattttttatttctgtttgtgaatttttgtggcccgcggaccacgtttggcccgcgggccatactttggtcacccctgttatagcccaaatagtatttttggagctttaatcgagcatcaaactctccatatgacaaagataggtgtttgattggaaagggtagatttcccctagtattaacagtcagttttaagagaatgcatgcaaattatgtcttttctaacaatttttcatgagaatttaaaaataaaatgacttgttgtgcttcgaatcccggactctgataaaagctgattcgaaatccggacacttttgcttgaaattccggacactcgtttttgctaatgaatcgcacaaatttggactgaaatgttagggaatggaattctttaggtctcaaataagctgttaacatcaaaacaatcgatattttatataaaaatttgcttgaatttacGGAAATCTcggtcaaaaatccaccaaagcatctaccggtggatatttttctaccacagatttttgtgcgatcaatgtggtagatgctttggtggatttttgacagttcgaattatttccagaaaatccaccgcggttaaccaaatcaaattaacaaaaacccTCTGGtctgggaattcgaatcatgatgtTATTTATGCtcgcttaaaaatattttttttagtgatttattttaggcagttgcaaatattttcaaaagtttatgtcgcccccttcaaaaatggtccgaaaaatcagagggcaattttttttatcaaatagcatcaaaattttaatggaaatagaagtatAATCAACTGAGAGCAATCTTGAATGccttttttctgcattgataatcatatttactATGTTTGGGCAcgtttaaaaatagtttgaacttttatgtaattacaatgtacagcaccgcaaaaacttttttttttgcaaaaattaaattttcgtttattttttgaaattttgaaaattcatgattgcaaaacaactggacaggaatataatgcattttaaaatacattttttcattcaaatgttgaaccgtggccttttcattttgtttttactttttttattttcgcgaacatatttttttgtcaactctttgatatttttaatagggtatatgaccctattttggacctagtacctattttggacctatttttattaatcgaggtagttcaggcttttaaagtacgaattcactgaatccaaccaacagaaagtgtaagcaggatcgttttgtagcttacctcttccaaaaatgttaacatttttgattatttccgccttttcagccactttttccaatgccattcgtatttcctaccattttcctagcacatagattaggtccaaaattccagcctcgttgcttatcagatttggctcgagacaccttgatgattttttctgttttgcactgacaccaagcaatttcgtccggtttccgagtcatgtaactgttgtttattcaattcttttatgtttttcatcactaaaccattgaaataactattctattatcgaaaaaaactcaattcaaaatattttttcaaatcagtcgcgttggatcagtttttggacctactttgccgtcggttcaaggctatcactaacacatgtataacaaggtgttgccagtttagtTTATCAATTTgtttcgatatttcattgaaattaattgataatttttaatttaatattttgaattgaatttctttactgtaattatttgaaagaaatctaagttttaaaaagcaaatgattaacagcaacaacgaaaatatgttttttaaacgataaaattgcaaattgatgatagagatttagatgattgttaggaccgattgcaaagtatcccaaaatttaaactgatgttgctttatttttgtcgtaacatcattatcaccaatttagctgcatatatttttaattgttgcttcaaaaaatgcaaattggctaccctgttggaattgaaggggaaacgattgaaaaacctaaagggtctagttcatttaatcgtcagctgtcaccgtgacaggagctgtcaacattgcttacgagtggtttttgaaaaagtcgtatgaattaaatttaaaaaaatcttgagttagttttgaaaagatcctaagcgctagttatatacaaatcaatttttcgatcagttctcgatcaattgacgaattataaataaaaaatgctttgaattgtcatctgcacgtcttttaaatgctctttactggaaaacaaacaaaatttggtttgattcagagaaaaaaatcaaataagtgtcggagatcgtgatggctgttacgacgtattgcaaactaatcagaaaaatatttatatggaaaaaaGCTACTAtgtcaatcatgttagaaacacaatagaaccagctagaaaaataaaaatcatcgaaaaaaaaattgcaaaagagGTGCAATGTTaactttatgaattttatgatttgagacaTATCTGATTACCGTAAATctgagtgactttgataggtttgagatttttccgcaaaatgaagagtacaaattaaatacgtacggaatggtatggaatcatactgaccgtggtagagaaatgctcaaagtacctcatgaagaacttttcatgagatttttaaaggtttaaaaagttagttaactataattaataaaattttgataaaaagcattattttaatcttctcaaagtgtcatgattttctcaatgaacataattttgaatcataaaacggaatgcattttcggattcttcagACAATCTTGTACtaagaaaatgtaaaataagtttgtgaaTAAAAAGtcttattaaatattatttgtttttgaaacataatttaaaaaaatctcctaatttaaaggcattttcagtaaaacaaattcATATAAAATATGAAGACTTTTGATTCGTTCTTCGAATTCAGTTAAACATGTAATACATATGAATGgcttgtgtaaaatgcattttacaacatttttttttattcttgtagTAACGCTGAGAAGGCTAAGGCTTGTGAATACATTAGTTACAAAGTTTTTGCAGTATacatctattttcattaaaatttagaagtttcTGAATTAATATTTATTGCTTCTTGATTATTCGGAGCAGCATTGAATGGGAATCGacataaacttcgaaaaatgCGACAGCCTAAGGCAGGCCTGTCAacctttgttgattttttacgTGAAATGAAGATAATCGAATTCGCTGgtcatctgagaaccgattccaCCAAATAAATCACGAGAAAATGTGCAATCCttattttgacgatcaaaaatgtaaaaattcagtcaaaaaggttgggcagggtgttaatttttttttaaagagatataaactatttttttgcgtttttttttcattacgtaacgcaaaacaaattatatcataatttcttatttatgtcgttaaaaattaaagaaaaatcaatctaattcaaaataaacacagagattaaattttcagaagATCTGGTTAATCAAAAGagaacagtaaattgaattaaaatacataaaattaggttcttattttttttttcttatgaaatttcaaaacattgctgCGATACGTTCACTTAAATCTCGGGAATTCCAGAGATATTAACACATTTTCTGGGAAACGGGAATttcttttttatggaaaatccaGAAATTTTCGAGACGGGAAATTgaatattgaagaattgaagtatttcggattaagaattttctaaCAAGTGTAAATTTTTAGTGcttaataatttattgaatatgcaATTAATACTTTATTTCTTCCAAATCACTTGCCCTGCTTGGCAGCCCACTCGGTCCAGGAACCCTTGTAGTTTTTGGCACTGCAATTAAAAAGAAAGCGTTAGTGTTTACatataaatagttttttaagcaaaataacaAAGTAGTAAAATTTGATGACAATGATGATGACTGAAAAGAACCCAACACCGCAGAAGAAGACCTTtcccataattaaaaaaaaacatacttggTAAACCCTAGTCCGAGGGCTGTGTTGGTTGCGGTCTGCGCCCGGCCTCCCAGCTTGCAGGAAAAGATAACCTCGGTTTCCGGCGTGGGCTTGTCGCGCCCGTACTTGGCCTTGAACTCATCCGCTGGCAGCTGCAGGGCCTGCTCGACGGTGGGAACTGCATGGGGGTGAGGAGAGGAGAAAAAAGAAGACAAATATTTGAGAAACTCTCTACGAATTTGGGTTGAAGAAAATTTTGCAGCAAAAAAATCGAACTTTTGGTGTACACGTTCTAATAAtagaaatgctttttaaaaatgccccataaacataaattttgatcaGTTTTCAAGCTTAACTAACACTgtcttgaattttagaaaatattgattttatttaaattgtagcCAAAGATTAACAAACAGagcagtaaaaaaatgtatcgaaTTCAAATCGCAAAAAAGGCTaaactacaaaaataaatttccccATAATCAATCTTTTGCACAATCAAGCTTATATTTGGCCATACAATGAAGCCTGCCAGGTAAGgcgaaaagtcaaattttatccaccatacacggaaaaaaatgtttgggaGAAATCATGAATTTCGATTTATGAATTCGTGAACAATTTATTAATGATTTCGTGATACTTTTCTtgatttcatttattcattcatgaaatcgtgtataaaaatttatgaattttatttatttgatgcCGGACTTCAGAACTTTGTACACATTTTCggtaaatttgagaattaataCATTTCGTAGAGAATCGCTCATTTTCGACAACACAGAAAAAACCAAATTGAACAAAAAGCAGACAATGTTAGAGAGCAAAACGATATGATAGAGGTTGATGGAAGGTTACGATGATGATCCACGCACAACCTTTCgtaacaaacttgtaggaaaccAAATTCCCTTACTTGGAATACCCCAGCGCACTGATCGTGTCCAGCGCCATCTGGCTACGACGTCCCGTTCGACAGGACATTATGATGTAGCGATCCTTGTCCGGCTTCGCAACTCCGTACAGTTTCAAAAACTCCTCCGAAGTGGTCTCCGGCGCAAAGGCCTTCTCCACTTGGTCCACTTGTGGAAAATGAATTTTGTCGAGTCATTGAGTTTCCCCTTAAATTGGTGACGCAAAGCCAAACTCACGTGGAATGTTGACGGCAGTCGGGATGGCCCCCGTTGAGGCGACCTCGTCCACGCCACGGACGTCAATCAGCAGCTTTTCCGGGTGGTTCGGCAGGTCCAGGACTTCCTCGTAGGTGGCGATCGACATGCTGTTGCCGGCGGTGAACAAGTTGGAGACCTGGCGAGGGCAATGGAAAGTTTGGGACTGAATTAAAGAAAAGGGCACTGGCGGTGGGTGAATAAATAGATAGCTTATCGGTTTCTTGTTTTTGGGgttattatgtttatttttaggGGGTGATAATGGGGATTCGATTTTTTATCGTTCCCTTTGAAGTAAAGCATTGAAGTTGATTGATTCATGTggcccttgttttttttttggaatcgtTGTTGAGGCACTCGTTGCAAGTTGAGCatgatttgcatttttttaatctttactaaattgcaaaaaatgtattgaaataaattgaatttttaattaaacaatgatttttgaaaaattattaaacatatGGTCAAAACGGTATCCAGAAGACatttcgatgccaacatttcaaaaagcatcatgtacaaaccatgcgttttgagaaaaacgcatttgaatgttgagcatccattttcaattaccatttttatataaaagcaaaataagatgttctaatgataacaaacgatgaaaaacgttgcttttgttgatacttgatcatccatattcaataaaacattatttccgtaattttatttgagaaaaacaaacataacttcttttgaaaccaccaacgtcgatatcaccctgctgtcactgaggggggcgctttgttatgattcgtttttcttcgccgaatgtacatgtcgcttttttcatgttgctgtttttttcgtcacgaggtttatgtagccttttgtttgacagtttgacagggctatataaacagggactgctgatggccgagattttgtttatgttactttatttaaaatcatgattaaacagactttactgaagtaacttttgctcatttttggtggagaggtagcttattagaagtactttcagaatatacaataacccagaaagtgttaaaatgtacatgatgccttttgaaatgttaccgtcgatttgttcaaaaccttttttattttaatttttgtctttttagaAAGTAGCAAGTttcttttttaagtttatttcctTTGACTCTgactaaaaaatatgaaaattgaaatctcGAGCCATGCTTTCAAcacttaaatgaaaaaagtgtttaaaaatgcacaaGACACTTGTCCagttttttgcaatcatttgttccaaattatttaagaattgacgtttgttttttgttcgaaaaaaaaaggtttttatcgTGGTTAAATTCGATATTCATcataattctaaatatttttaaacgagcaaaaacatggtaaacaaaaatagTTAGTgcattaaaatgcaatttactTTGTTTACAGTAAATCAAACTTCTTTTATCATGACTTTTTTTaggatatttgaaaaatatgttgcaacggccttaaaaaatttaacaatacttttgccttcctcactgaggtaaggctataatcctgctctaaaaatgaacttttcataaaaagctcgaatacccaccttcatatatacatatcgactcagaatcgaaaactgaacaaatgtctgtgtgtgtgtgtgtatgtgtgtgtgtgtgtatgtatgtatgtgttcaaaaatcttgccaagttttctcagcactggctgaaccgattttgatcgaaccagttgcattcgacttggtttagggtcccatacatcgctattgaattgtttgaagtttcgataagtagttcaaaagttatgtataaaaatgtgttttctcatatatccggatctcaattatatgcatgtaaacgatgtccggatccatcatccaacccatcgttggttaggtaatcaagagacctttccaacaagtccacaacatcgaagatctggcaaccctgtctcgagttatgaccacttaagtgatatttatgtacttttttgaagccggatctcaattaaatgcatgtaaacgatgtccggatccatcatccgacccatcgttggttaggtaatcaagagacctttccaacgagtcgacgacattgaagatctggcaaccctgtctcgagttatgaccacttaagcgatatttatgtacttttttgaagccggatctcacttaaatgcatgtaaacgatgtccggatccatcatccgacccatcgttggttaggtaatcaagagacctttccaacgagtcgacgacattgaagatctggcaaccctgtctcgagttatgaccacttaagtgatatttatgtacttttttgaagccgaatctcacttaaatgtatgtaaacgatgtccggatccatcatccgacccattgttgattaggttatcaagagacctttccaacgagtccacaacatcgaagatctggcaaccctgtctcgatttatgaccacttaagtgatatttatgtacttttttgaagccggatcttacttaaatgcatgtaaaagatgtccggatccatcatccgacccatcattggttaggtaatcgagagatctttccaaggagtccacataattgaaaatctggcaaccctgtctcgagttatgacaacttaaattgtatctgtgtacttatttttctggacctaaaaaaaatagcagaaatatgtgtccaaaccaataTTACACATTGTTGgtataaagtgaggaaggcatcaaccacataggtggattaagttagtttttttttgttaattcttgtcaggctatttaaaaaaagtctgtTTTAAAGTacgagtttaaaaaatttgttcaGGAAAAACATTACGacaaagttgactttatagctgtcggtcaCTATTGTTAGTACCAACCACCAgagtcttccttttatctacaaggacttcgccgccctgggctcttaagtgtttgagtacggcacggagcgactaatttaagaatttaagagcgtCCGCtgtgggattcgaaccagcaacctctggattgtgagtccagtgcgcggtccgattgatccacatagacggaaaaatcataaaatgctttaaatattgTAACAATTGTGTAATCGGCCGTCGCAAATATTCTTCTTGATTGTCAACGACTAATAAATCTatgcattataaaaaaaatatgactaatcaaagttgagaaatttttgtcaaaaaatgtgttattttatcTCCTAAATAAGGctgcgaatgaccaagaaggttaaagctgccagaaataaaggaattaacaacaacaacctcCTAAATTTAGGTAATTTAACACATTTGCGACCTTTGCTgtgggttaaaaaaaaaactgggtaAAATTATACGTTACAATTTACTTgtttttttagcttaaaacGCTTTTGAGTAACTATAGATGTTCAAAATAGTCATTTTGCATGATTGAAGATTGGTTTCTCCTTACAAGtctccatgcaaatttggaagCGGTTCATAGAAAAGGGCAATCCAAGAAGCACCATTAGATCGAGTTGATGgcatcggcaaagttgaaggttacgataattacatttcaaaagggttttcttttaaaaataattatataaacCCAACTTATGACCAAAAATTCAGGGcaaattcagattcagcgggcaaaattacatggaaaaaaacatatatttaaacaattttcgattatggttttcccttgaaaatagactttttcaaatgaagatatcttgagtttaaagaaaaacacccctaagattttttcagcgtttatagtgctacacccaaccggcggtcgcatgattttgatgcatggcagcatgaaagtatatcagaatctgcatgaaaactgtcctcatgcattttttgcgataaaggggtatgacatttttgcccgttaccgacaattatcgacattaccgacggcagattgattgtattgcagaaaaaaaaaaccttaacagaacgaggattgaaccatcaacttctaggttgctgatccgacacgctaccaccgcgccttggacgcttgatgaatggtgagggacagagcgcgaacataatgttctctctagattgtttctcggggacgcgccagcattctatgtgttggtgagaactgcagatcgctgacgtgtttacacgcgggcaaaaatgatctatgggcttgctgcaaaaaatgtaataaaatataacattttctgcagcaaattcactgttgcagattttgagatatatttttcgtttgggtgagatttcctctttcaaatgcaacctggtgcttacagtttggcttgcgccttttcgagatatttatggttcaaatttgcatcttttttaccttgaaATGGTTCtgacttttgacccttaagttcaaattgacctgtcaaaaataaaaatgttcgttttttagtGCTCCAAATATCGCTTTTctcttaacggtacacatcaaccatagtttttgcacccagatttatGTTACAGGCATTTTAGTATCTTAAAAACTCCGGGAActattgatatatttttttattcatcccctaaattactgtcttcgtTGTAATTAACAACAGTTTGtcttttttacaatcagattcttgcaggattgggtttgtaagtttgacaattttggaataagacaacaacttccttggttgctgtgcaccctaaAGCTTAACCCTGGAATGCcttgttcaaaaaactgatttttgatggtttgctcagatgctttctataaattcgGTCATAggaggcgtagattacgagattaacttttggtgtcttggacaaagttgcttggattcgcgagcccaacaactttctacaagacagcaaaattcccaaaaatattcatgtaaagttagattttcaaaatcaccctaatcgtgaaccaacctaattttcaaccaaaccaaaagttgcccctttccatttgcaaaaactcttctgaagacactagagctccaaaacgtcaccatttttcggaaaatccattttccacttaattttgcgatctggaccacagttttttcaagtttttctcacagataaaaaaatgtgaagattCCACTTAAAAGTGAATTTAACGTTCAATTTAACatccaaaagtattttttgaaggttttctgGTAAATTTtcgactttgaaaaatatttgcaacggcctaacttggCGAAAAACTAAACGTCCGTCATATCACTTTTTTGCGATATTCTCTGCTCTTTTTGGAAACTGCAACCGAACGTCACAAAGTGCTGATGAGTTAATATAAGGTGCCCGATAAATATACATGTCTTCCTTAGGTATATGATTCAAGATAACTCTTGTTCCGTTATTTGTTTTCTCAGAGTGTTGttcacaccaaatttctatttgGTATTCATATAGGTTatcttttgagtttttttttgattgttgtTCAATATTGTTACAATCTAGTTACACGgctttgatttctttttttaatctttaaatcaTTTTCGAGACTATAAAACacagcttcaaaaaaaaatttatcacaCTTAATTCGATCATtcattatttgaatttaaatagtTGAGAGTAACACAAAAGCTTTCTACAAATTTCGCCACTTTCTcactaacaaaataaaaatcacttaaCAATATTTACCCAGTTAAGAAGTGCAGCACACATCAAACGGAATGCTGGCTCGCTACTAAGGTGCAAGAAAGGTCAAGTAACGCGATGTCGCTGGGCTCAGTTGGAATGTACTACGTTCCGTTGCTTGGTTACAACTGAGGTGCCACCACAAAGCCAGCCGTGGGATCAGTCCAAGACTTGAAATCCATCGGTTATACACGAAGCCTGCTTTGATGTGGTATATAGCGATGTGAAAATGTGTGTCCGGGTGTGATGCTCGCACACATCAACACTGGCCGCTAATTATCGCTGGAACCTACCAAGTGTTCCCTCGCCGGCTTGATTGTGGTGACTTAATATTTGATGCTCGCTAGTCGTTCACCTATTTGGACTTTTAGTAGAAACATTGCTCagtttttttggtaaatattttaaaagcagttttcaatttatttatttttgctttgcttaaacaaaacattaaaacatgaaataaataattatcttattgtatttttttatacattttgacaataactatttttttagttttcaatcaaacttattttaggctagattttttttaaacaaattcaaaaatgattccaaaattacagctctCTACCCTTTTAACCAACTTCGTCGCGAATTAAAGCGA from Culex quinquefasciatus strain JHB chromosome 3, VPISU_Cqui_1.0_pri_paternal, whole genome shotgun sequence includes:
- the LOC6047013 gene encoding rhodanese domain-containing protein CG4456 isoform X2 — protein: MCAALLNWVSNLFTAGNSMSIATYEEVLDLPNHPEKLLIDVRGVDEVASTGAIPTAVNIPLDQVEKAFAPETTSEEFLKLYGVAKPDKDRYIIMSCRTGRRSQMALDTISALGYSK
- the LOC6047013 gene encoding rhodanese domain-containing protein CG4456 isoform X1 yields the protein MCAALLNWVSNLFTAGNSMSIATYEEVLDLPNHPEKLLIDVRGVDEVASTGAIPTAVNIPLPTVEQALQLPADEFKAKYGRDKPTPETEVIFSCKLGGRAQTATNTALGLGFTNAKNYKGSWTEWAAKQGK
- the LOC6047013 gene encoding rhodanese domain-containing protein CG4456 isoform X3; translation: MSIATYEEVLDLPNHPEKLLIDVRGVDEVASTGAIPTAVNIPLPTVEQALQLPADEFKAKYGRDKPTPETEVIFSCKLGGRAQTATNTALGLGFTNAKNYKGSWTEWAAKQGK